TGGCGCCAGCACCCGTGTCTCCTGACCCCTCAAGCCCCACTCTGGCAGCTAGACCACCCCAGATGTCCAAAGCCGAACACACACTCCATGCACATCCCAGCAGGTTTGCCATAAAGGCTCCCAGCTGAGCCcttggcagacatcactaatcaattgGGGCGCATGCCAAATCCCTTCCAACCCAGAGCTCCAGGCAGACACTACCAATCAATTGGAATTGGCCTGGGAGATTAAGAGCATCCTCAGCTCTGCTCCAGGCTGTACGTGAGGTGCCCGGTGTTCTCCCCAGGGCTTAGCACAGCGCCTGCACGCTGGCCAGCATTTAGTCCGTGcttactgagtgaatgaatgaatgaatgaacgaacgaacgaacgaacggaCATCCAGCCCGTGCCAGGTGCTTGGGCGGAGACCCTAGGTGAAGAGATCACATCTACCCTCTCTGCACCTTCCATCGGTGAGTACAGAATTTGTTCCAAAGGCCAATAAATCCCAAAGTGGTAGCAGGGGTCGCCATTCCTCTCCTGCTGCTCCGCTCGTGGTGCTCCCCACTTCCCCAGAGCCCTGGGATTAGAGTCACTTCTTCTTTCTGGTGTGTGACCCCGGGGAAGTCACCCAagctctccgtgcctcagttgctccctccataaaatggggattataaccAAGCCCGCCTCAAAGGCTGTGGGGACTCAAGGATATCACCACGGAAAGCTCCAGGCCCAGCGTCTGACACAAAGCAAGAGTTCCGAAGAGCCAAGCTTCCATCAATCTCCCTCATCACACTTAAGGACCCTGAAGCCAGGCCCACGCTGTCTTTCTAGGCACCGAGCCTGATGCTCAGGACCGTGCTGGGCAAACGCTGACGTTGGCGGGCCATTAACATCCACTGGGGACGGTGGCAGGGTGCAGATTCTGTGGGGCAGGAGTTGGGGGGCTGTCTGGGTTCCGGGACCCCAGCCGAGCTCCCCGGTACCCACCAACCACAGAACGGCCCTCTCGGGATGCAGCACGGGGCTCCCACGTCCAAGCGTCACTAGCTCCTTGACCTCCAAGAGGACTCGCCAGTGACCCCTTCGGTCAGCAGCATCCGGCCGccttctctgccacttcctgcAGTCCCCAGTCTCAGTCCCCACGGGGCAACACACACTCCAAGTCTCGGAGACAGTGAGCTGGAGCAGCCAGGAGCCGGAGCAGGAGGTGGGGCATCTGGGTTCGCCCCCCGCTCCGGGCTGACACCCTCAGCacatccctcctcctctctggacctcagtttacCCACATGGAAATCAGAAGTGAGGGCAGCCTGGTCTCTAGGGCCCTTCCAACCATAATGGTGCCTTCTGTATGCTAACATTCATTGATTGACTTAGtccacaagcatttattgagtgcctaccgtGTGCCACATCCTGTGCTAGGATCTGAGCTGTTCTCTGCTGGAAGGCCCCTCCCCATCCTTGGCCTCCAAGGCCCTGTCCCTCTTCCTATCACAGACTTATCACAGTGTTTATCGCGTTCGCTTCCCTCTGAGTCGTGGCCTCCTGAAGACAGGATCACATCTTGTCCCCTTGCCCACTTGCTGGGATTCCAGAGAACGGTTGTGGAAGTAACTCTTGggcaaatgaagaaattaatgaatGCACGAATTCTAAATCTCCACCCCACCCAACACACCACCTTCAGTTAAGCTTTTtgccttttcattccttttccctAAGTCAAATCCCTAGGAACCCACCAGACAAATCCCACTGCTGACCGGGAACCTTCCTAGCCACGTCTCCCTCCCGCGATCTGGGTGACCAGAAGGTGCCCACAAGCCACATGTGGTACTCTCAAGATGTTAActgctcctggggggggggggggggggtgctgacatcgctggcgggggaggggcggttGATGGGAGCTCAGGTCCCGATGGGTtctgtgccctgccccccaccgtcCCAACagacactcagcaaatatttaggcATTAATTAACTTCCTCCAGGGAGCGGTGACTCAGTGCCAGATGCAACCTCTAGGGGGAAAGGTGAGCGCCCCAACCCTTCTCAGGGGCCCAGACAAGTAAGGCCAGCTCTCCATCCTAAGAAGGCTTGTCTCAATCCAATCTGCCCTCCTGCATGGGGTGCAGGTCTGagggcccctcctccccacacaggTGCACACTCACCGCCCTAAACGGTCGGTCTATGGTACTCTGCTTGGAACCATCGTACATCCGAACAGGAGCCTTGCGTGCGAGTCATCCATTCTACAAACATTTGTGAATCCCTACTGTGTGCCCCCCAAGCTTCACCGCTCCCAGGGGCTTCAAATAACTCAGCTGTTCCGTTGCCTCCTTCAGCAACGCTTTCCTTACAACAGCTGTGgcaaccccccaccccgcttCCCAGGCCACCCCCCGAAAAGATCAAGGGTTTTCATTAAGCTTAGACAACTGCTTTGCTCTCCCCACAAGCCCATCTCGATTCTTGAGGAGGAGAGGAAACCAAATGAGTGTGGGCCCCAGACAAGAGGGCCCAAAGAATGGGGTCACACGGATGGGTTGACCACCTTGTAGCTGACCCCCCCAGGAGGGCAAGAGCCTtagcagagctcaaactcacttTGGGGCAGGGGCAAGTGGGGGACTGGGAAGTGAGGAGGGGAACCGGCCAAGGTGAGGGGCCtagcccctgcccccagcctgcgGCTAGAGAACCCACCTCCCAGAAGCATGTTGCGGGCCACCAGCCCCGAGACTGGCTGTGACTGATGAGCTGAAGCTGGAACAGATATTTGCTTCTTTGTGACTCCTGCAGGCACTGGTCTCAGAGCAGTTGGCAGGAAAGTGGCGGGTGTCCATCACATCAAGGTCATGTTCACTGTGTATCGAGCCTCAGGACTGGACTCAGAACCACCCAGGGCAGAAGCCAGCAGCTGATTTCGAAGCACCTGGAGTTAAGTTCCAGTCCTAcaaacagacctgggttcaaatcctgcctctaccCTGTCTTGGCCGTGcgatgtgaccttgagcaagtcacctAAACTCTCTCAGTTTCCTCCAATAAATTCCGGGCCAGGACAGAAGGCAGGCCTGAAATTAGCATCGAAAATCCATTCTTAGACTCTTGCAACAGGCCAGACGCCGTGGATTCCAGACCTGACTGTTGCACATCGAGGCCTCATAGCCATAAATTCAGGTAgaacctcctgcctccctccacatGCTCGTGACGTCGCAAAGGCGAACtcgaaaagtaaataaatgaagcttCTGTGTGTCTTTCAAACGGGCCCTAGGGAAATGAGAGGCAATGGATTTTTATGCCTACAGGTACTTCTCATGGACAAGTTCCACTCCTGTGTGACCCTATCGCCAAACCATCTATCTCTTCCATAGAATGCAAGTAAGATGCCGCTTCTCTGCAGTCACCCTAAAATGCTGTCGTGGCttctctgggtgggggtggggagagctgctGCTGGGTGAAGGGCTTGGACCAGACTGAGCACAGAAAGGACAAGAGTGCTGGATCTGTTGAGACCTCGGGCAAGTCCCGCCCACTGTCACTGCCAAGTTCCTTCCCCTGAAAAATGGAGTAAGTGCTCCTTATCTCCGTTCTCACCCTTGATGCTTGGCACTGGGTAGATGCTGAAAAGTGTTTGTGGAAACAAATCTGGAGGATGCTTAAGGCTGACAGGAGGCCCAGAAACTCGAGAATGGACTGGCTGAGCCTCTTCACTCCCACCAACGGGCAAAATGGGTGCTGAGGACAACGGGCCCAAGGAAAGAGGGCACTCAGAAGAAATCCCGAGGAAGGAGGCCAACTCAAGGGCCTTCTCCTCAAGCAAACCTCCTGgacccgcgccccccccccccccaccaactcgAGTAGCAGCCACCGCCCCCTTCACCTACCAGTCCAGATGCAGGGCCCCCCAGAGATGGCGATGCTGTCCCTCTGTTCTGTTTGTCTCCATCCCCAGCTGGGAGGGGGTGGCCCATGGATGGTTCAGGGCAAAAGGGGAAAGGACATCAGTGAAAAGTTAGGTTGGCAAGTTCCAGGGCCCTTGGTATCCGCCTCCCGTCTGGAGCTCACAGACCTGGCACAAATCCTAGCTTTGCACACTGGGGGGCTGTGGGACTACACTCAGGTCCCTCCTCTGCTGGCAGTCACAGTGAGGGATTCTGGGTGTTTCTGGCAAAGGGCTGCCCCACACTAGGCACATAATAATGGCCctcattgtcattattattatttaggaaggaaaggaaaggttaCAGAACCGGCGATAAGGACACTCCCGGTGATGAGGAGTGGCTCAGAAGGCCCGTGAACCTCGGCTGGTTCCGAGGCCATGGGCTCCCTGGGACCAAGATTCACCATGTTTTGGGTTTTCCCACCAGACACATGGGGAAGACAGCGCTTCCCCGAGTGTCTCCTGAGACCCCTGGGCCAAAAAGTCAGGGAGTCGGGCCCAATATTTTCTGCGGTTGAGGCACCTCCAAACCTCTCTCCCGCGAGGGTCCCCAAGGTCAGGCCGGCGGCCCCACTGGTCTCCTGCGAAGGCCTGGATCCCGCGGGTCACCCGGGGTCGGCAGGTGAGAAAGGAGGTGCCGCGTGGCCGGGAGTGGGGACTTGCGCTCACCTGCCGCAGGTGAGGCGCAGCCATGCGGAAGGGGGAGGAGCCGTCGTCGCAGCACTCAGGTGAGCCGACCCCCGGCTCCCAGGAGCTAGGCCGAGGGCGGCCGCGGGCTCCAGCGTGGCGGCTACGAGGCGACCCATAGTGTACACAGCGGCCCCAGCGGCTCCGAGTCCCACGCGGCTCGGCAGCCCCAGGAGAACATTCGAGGCAGCGGCGGCGTTGGAGGCCCGGGGTCCGTTCGGTATTTGAATAGCACAAAGGAACCGCCTTGGTCTGATTGGCCAGCCGAGTGGCCCCGGGGCGGGCAGCGCCTGTCACTCGGGAGGCTCTGGCTACCCCTATTGGCTCGTCAGGTGTGGGGCGGGGCCCTAACGCCCGGCTAAATAGCTGGGGCCGGGGCCGGCCGAGGCTCATTGCTTTGGCGCCGAGCGGGGAGCACGAGCCTGCGGGTGGCGCGCGGCGCATGGTGGCGGCTCCTCTCGGAGCGCAGCCGACCCGCTGACCCGGGCTCCGTTTCCCCTACCCGGCGCGCCCCGGCGGCCGGCTGGAGGCCGAGACAGCAGCAGCCTTAACAGCAGCAGCGGCCGCGGCTGCTCCGCCGCCACCGTCTCCGCGGGAGCATGGAGTGCGCCCTGGACGCCCAGAGCCTGATCAGCATCTCCCTGCGCAAGATCCACAGCTCCCGGACCCAGCGCGGCGGCATCAAGCTGCACAAGAACCTCCTGGTGTCCTACGTGCTCCGCAACGCGCGCCAGCTCTACCTGAGCGAGCGCTACGCCGAGCTCTACCGgcgccagcagcagcagcaacagcagcagcaacagcagcagccgCCCCACCACCAGCACCAGCACCTCGCGTACGCGGCGCCCGGCATGCCGGCCAgcgcggccgacttcggcccgcTCCAACTTGGCGGCGGCGGGGACGCGGAGGCGCGCGAGCCGGCCGCCCGGCACCAGCTGCACCAGCTCCACCAGCTCCACCAGCTGCACCTCCAGCAGCAGCTGCACCAGCACCAGCACCCGGCGCCCAGGGgctgcgcggcggcggcggccggggcgCCCGCGGGCGGCGCGGGGGCGCTCTCGGAGCTGCCCGGGTGCGCCGCGCTCCAGCCGCCGCACGGCGCGCCCCACCGCGGGCAGCCCTTGGAGCCGCTGCAGCCGGGTCCggcgccgctgccgccgcccgcgcccgccgcgcTCTGCCCGCGGGACCCTCGCGCCTCGGCCGCCTGCTCCGCGCCCTCCGCGCCCCCAGCGGCCGCCCCTCAGGCCGCTGCTGGCGCCTCCCCGCCCGCCTCCCCggcccccgcctcctcccccggCTTCTACCGGGGCGCGTACCCGGCCCCCTCGGACTTCGGCGTGCACTGCAGCAGCCAGACCACCGTGCTGGACCTGGACACTCACGTGGTGACCACGGTGGAGAACGGCTACTTGCACCAGGACTGCTGCGCCTCCGCCCACTGCCCCTGCTGTGGCCAGGGCGCCCCAGGACCCGGCCTGGCGTCCGCCGCCGGCTGCAAGCGCAAGTATTACCCTGGCCAGGAGGAGGACGAAGACGACGAGGAGGACGCTGGCGACCTGGGAGCCGAGCCCCCCGGGGGCGCCCCGTTCGCCCCCTGCAAGCGCGCCCGCTTCGAGGACTTCTGCCCGGACTCGTCCCCGGACGCGTCCAACATCTCAAACTTGATCTCCATCTTTGGCTCGGGCTTCTCGGGGCTGGTGAGCCGACAGCCGGACTCCTCGGAGCAGCCGCCGCCGCTCAACGGGCAGCTGTGCGCCAAGCAGGCGCTCGCCAGCCTCGGCGCCTGGACTCGAGCCATTGTCGCCTTCTAGGGACCCCCGAGGGCACGGGGACCCGGGGCCCCGCGGGGCTGGGGCCAGACAAAGACTCGGCCAAGGGGCGAGAGGAGGGAGCGAACGGGCGCCTGGCCACCCGGGGCTGAGCTGAGGGCGAGCAGGGGGAGGCGGCTGATGttttataaattgtaaaataaaaaaaaaaaaaaaaaagaaagaaagaaaagaaatctatgaTCTTGGACtttatttttgcagagagaaAAAGCGCCTATTTAAGTATGCTTTGTGTttctcctactcttttttttctttttattgtagtgATTGCAGTGGTGTTTAGCGAGGAGCCAGCCACGTGAGGGAGGGCTGCTGCCCGGAGGAGGTGCCGGGCAGCCGGGGGCGAGGCAGGGCGCCCGGGCCGCCAGGGCGCGCCGGGGGCGCAGCGCAGGAGGGCGCGGGGCCCGGGACGCCGATTCCAACCAGTTGTCAGACCCGGGAAGCCCGGCGCTCGGTTCTCCCGAGTCCCTCCATGGGGTGAGGAATGGGTCTTGTGAAATGCTGagcaaaaacaaaggcaaactcTCTATCTCCGAAAGGGACGTTTGGGTCACATTTCCTCTCCGGGGGCGGCCTCCAAAGTTCTCAAAATgagaaggcagaaatgaaaacacttcaacttttttttttttttttctttcccggGGCGGGTGTCTTGAacccctcctctccccgcccctctggctccgctctcttcccctcctccacccgtCTCCCGGACTCGGGGGGTGGCGCCCGGCACCCCGACACTCCCGGACACCgtttggggaaggggtggggggcgggcacgGCGGACTACATTTCCCATCATGCCCAGCACTGCGGTCCTCactaaacaaaaaaggaagtcgATTCCCTCACCTGGATCCCCGGCGGCcccgagggagggaggggccgggaCCGCCGACTGCGTTGGAGACTTTTCACTAAGTTCCCGGTCAgatgtggtgtttgtgtgtgtgcttctaAGTTGCACTGTCCTAGTTCAGGCTTCGGTTGCATTTCATGAAACCAGCATTGTTCGAGGCTGTGAGAACCCTGTCCTGTGTCTTCAGCTCGAtagattttgtttaatttaaagcCTTTTGTTGTAAAAAGGTGGGGTTCATCTGCAGCCCCTCTGGTTCTCTGCCATCAGCTCCATGTGGACCCCAAAACAAGTTGCCAACCCTTCCTTTCTTGGCCCTTCTCCctcattcttctgtatttttgtgCATACTGAATTGTATATCACCGGGTAAAACTGTTCAGAtgatttgtttaaatttataatcTTAATAAAAAGCCGATTATAGAGGATGGTGGTGTCTTGTTTTCAGATCGgcctggaggtggaggggaggacagagggaggtagggagagacCCCTACCCCCATGCAAATCCCAGCTCTCCGGGGCCTGGGCGGGCGGGATCTGCCCACATCCGCAGGGCCGGGGGTGGGAGAGGGATTGGAAGTGCGGGATGCTGGTTGCTGGGGATGTTAGGGCTGCGCGCCTCCCCGGCCGCCTTCCCCAAAggaccctgcccccccccccccccacgggaaCGGCCGCCCCCCGGGGTCTCCAGCAGGAAGCGGAGCCTGCCTTCAACACATTTCCTGCCCGGCCTGGAGCGCAGGGCCTGGTCGGCCTCAAGTCTAAGCCCTCTGCGGCCGGGGAAAGCAGCCTAGGGACCCTGGGGGGGGCTTTCTGGGCCACCCACACTCCCCGCCCCGCGCCTCCGCCCGCTCGTCCGCACGTCTCGGGCTGCAACTTGGggaagttttttccttttcctttttttttttttttaagttgagtttGTTATCACTGCTCGGTGCCACTTGGTGGTGTGCTGGcggcgtctccctccctcctcgcgcccctcccctctccctcccgcctccctcccccccgcctctcttccctccccagtgGACGGAGGCAGGAAGGCTCCAGGCGCGCTCTCCCCTCTGACCACCTACGGAATGACCTCAGAGTGGGAGAATGTGCCAAGGCCCCGAGGAAGCTCGCGTTCTCCCCACTGGAACCAAATTCACATCTGGAGCCGCGGCTCCGGCCCGGGGGCGCGCGGGGGTGGTTCCAGCTTTACAAATAGGGGATAGgaaagaaagactgagaaaaagaaaaaaaagccaagtgGCAGCTTGCTGTTTGTTTGACAGTGTCTCTCGGTGTCCCTCCGGCTCTGGCTGCTCTCCCCAGTGCTCTCGCGCTCGCTCTCTCACCCCTGCGCTCCCCTTTCCTGCGCAAGCCACCCCTCCGGACGActggcgcccccaccccccccccccgccccctgcttcaAGCCTCCAGCAGCGACTGGAGGGGCTGCCGCCGAgaggccccaccccagcctctgagAGGAGGACGCACGGCAGTCCCAGGGGCCCTCTCGGCTTCGGGTCCCCGTGTCGCGCGAGGCGAAGTTCTCGGGGACACTCCAGAGCGCGGGGGGCCGCGAAGGTCTGcgatgggggcgggggaagagagagactacGGAGGCGTGAGTTACGGGGAGGAACGGCACCTccaccccagcgccccccccccaccccccccagggcTGTTTTCTCGGCCTCCCACGGGAAGAGTCTGGAGCTGCTGGGGAGGGGGAACAGTGCGTCTCCCCGCTCCCCATTTTCTCCCTGCTGCACAGGGAAGTACCAGGAAAGCTGTTTGATGCACGGTTTTGCTTCAATCCACCAAGCCAGTTGCCAGAGCTCCCCCTAGCGCCACTTCCCGGGCGCTGCAGCGGCTGCGGCTGGGAGTGGGCGAGGCACAGCCGCCAGCGGCCGGgccgccggggggcggggggctgctcCGCGCCCACCTGGGGCTCAGCGCCCGGGCCGGGGGCAGCCCCGGCTGGAACGCGAGCCCCGGGCCGCGGGCGTCGCCACTCCGGGCCCGCGTCGAGGAGGGGGCACGTGGTCCAGTCGCCTTTGTTGGGAGCGCGGACCCGGGCACGGGAAGGGACCAGCCAAGGGGCTTGggatcctgccccccccccccccacgccccatcCGTCGCCCGGAGGCCTACGGCAG
The Prionailurus viverrinus isolate Anna chromosome D4, UM_Priviv_1.0, whole genome shotgun sequence genome window above contains:
- the IER5L gene encoding immediate early response gene 5-like protein, with product MECALDAQSLISISLRKIHSSRTQRGGIKLHKNLLVSYVLRNARQLYLSERYAELYRRQQQQQQQQQQQQPPHHQHQHLAYAAPGMPASAADFGPLQLGGGGDAEAREPAARHQLHQLHQLHQLHLQQQLHQHQHPAPRGCAAAAAGAPAGGAGALSELPGCAALQPPHGAPHRGQPLEPLQPGPAPLPPPAPAALCPRDPRASAACSAPSAPPAAAPQAAAGASPPASPAPASSPGFYRGAYPAPSDFGVHCSSQTTVLDLDTHVVTTVENGYLHQDCCASAHCPCCGQGAPGPGLASAAGCKRKYYPGQEEDEDDEEDAGDLGAEPPGGAPFAPCKRARFEDFCPDSSPDASNISNLISIFGSGFSGLVSRQPDSSEQPPPLNGQLCAKQALASLGAWTRAIVAF